In a single window of the Streptomyces sp. HUAS ZL42 genome:
- a CDS encoding GNAT family N-acetyltransferase yields MTGVSTLDRPQQNVAPTRYTVTLARDEADVRAAQRLRHDVFAGEMGALLATPQPGLDVDPFDAYCDHLLVRDTLTDQVVGTYRLLPPERAAVAGRLYSEGEFDLAPLDAIRPGMVEVGRSCVHPDHRDGAVIGLIWAGIARYMVDRGHEWLTGCCSIPLADGGALAAGTWDRVREKYLAPEEYRVRPLLPWVPKDVTAPARTELPALLRGYLRLGAWVCAEPAHDPDFGVADLYVLLSMRRVNPRYLKHFLSLVPA; encoded by the coding sequence ATGACCGGCGTTTCCACCCTCGATCGTCCCCAGCAGAACGTGGCACCGACCCGCTACACCGTGACCCTGGCCCGCGACGAGGCCGACGTGCGGGCCGCGCAGCGGCTGCGGCACGACGTGTTCGCCGGGGAGATGGGGGCCCTTCTGGCCACCCCGCAGCCGGGGCTCGACGTCGACCCCTTCGACGCGTACTGCGACCACCTGCTCGTCCGGGACACGCTGACCGACCAGGTCGTCGGCACGTACCGGCTGCTGCCGCCCGAGCGGGCCGCGGTCGCCGGGCGGCTCTACTCGGAGGGCGAGTTCGACCTGGCGCCGCTGGACGCCATCCGGCCGGGCATGGTCGAGGTCGGCCGCTCCTGCGTGCACCCCGACCACCGGGACGGCGCGGTCATCGGCCTGATCTGGGCCGGGATCGCCCGCTACATGGTGGACCGCGGCCACGAGTGGCTCACCGGCTGCTGCTCCATCCCGCTGGCCGACGGCGGCGCCCTCGCCGCCGGCACCTGGGACCGGGTGCGCGAGAAGTACCTGGCACCGGAGGAGTACCGGGTACGACCGCTGCTGCCCTGGGTGCCCAAGGACGTGACCGCCCCCGCGCGCACCGAACTCCCCGCCCTCCTGCGCGGCTACCTCCGCCTCGGCGCCTGGGTGTGCGCCGAGCCCGCCCACGACCCGGACTTCGGGGTCGCCGACCTGTACGTGCTGCTGTCGATGCGCCGGGTCAACCCGCGCTACCTGAAGCACTTCCTCTCCCTCGTCCCGGCCTGA
- a CDS encoding succinate dehydrogenase/fumarate reductase iron-sulfur subunit, whose protein sequence is MKLTLRVWRQKNADAEGAMSTYEVDGISSDMSFLEMLDTLNEELILRGEDPVAFDHDCREGICGACSLVINGDAHGPERTTTCQLHMRSFKDGDTIDIEPWRASAFPVIKDLVVDRSAFDRIIQAGGYITAPTGSAPEAHATPVPKPDADLAFEHAECIGCGACVAACPNGAAMLFTSAKINHLNVLPQGAPERETRVLDMVAQMDQEGFGGCTLTGECATACPKGIPLVSITSMNKEWLRATRKVAKR, encoded by the coding sequence ATGAAGCTCACCCTGCGCGTCTGGCGGCAGAAGAACGCCGACGCCGAAGGCGCCATGTCCACGTACGAGGTGGACGGCATCTCCTCCGACATGTCCTTCCTGGAGATGCTCGACACGCTCAACGAGGAGCTCATCCTGCGCGGTGAGGACCCCGTGGCCTTCGACCACGACTGCCGCGAGGGAATCTGCGGCGCGTGTTCGCTCGTCATCAACGGCGACGCGCACGGGCCGGAGCGCACGACCACGTGTCAGCTGCACATGCGGTCCTTCAAGGACGGCGACACGATCGACATCGAGCCGTGGCGGGCGTCCGCGTTCCCCGTGATCAAGGACCTGGTGGTGGACCGGTCGGCGTTCGACCGGATCATCCAGGCCGGGGGTTACATCACCGCCCCGACGGGGTCCGCGCCGGAGGCACATGCGACGCCCGTGCCCAAGCCGGACGCGGACCTCGCGTTCGAGCACGCGGAGTGCATCGGCTGCGGGGCGTGCGTGGCCGCGTGCCCCAACGGGGCGGCGATGCTCTTCACCTCCGCCAAGATCAACCACCTGAACGTGCTGCCGCAGGGGGCGCCCGAGCGGGAGACGCGGGTGCTGGACATGGTGGCGCAGATGGACCAGGAGGGCTTCGGGGGCTGCACGCTGACGGGGGAGTGTGCGACGGCCTGCCCGAAGGGGATCCCGCTGGTCTCCATCACGAGCATGAACAAGGAGTGGCTGCGGGCCACTCGGAAAGTGGCCAAGAGGTAG